In Trichoplusia ni isolate ovarian cell line Hi5 chromosome 2, tn1, whole genome shotgun sequence, the DNA window TTAGGATATTTGTTACTTGGCTTGACATCTGGTGGTCAATATAGACTTatcattaaatacttttgaaaactAATCTAGCTTTTCAggagtataaatattaaaatgaaacgtgTCTATTGTTTTTTCAGGAACTTCATAGAAAGTTAAGGCCTATGTGTGCTGAATTAAAAAACTTAGAACTACCtacaaattcttttaaatttctgTTCGGGAAGAACGATAAAAATTCTCTAGAAAAGgccaaaattttaatacaaaaatatttagaggtaagtttttttttattaaattgttgttgCTCTAAAATATCAAGTTTTTCTAAGATGTTTATCTCTTTGTTATACTGAATAAATTTGTtccatttattttcagtttgttttaGAAGACGATAGACTTAACCAAAGCGAGGCTTTATACACATTCCTTAATCCAAGTTCAGAATATCTGAAGCAGGGTGACCtaccaaagaaaaacaaattttccttTTCTACATTATTTAAGAGGTAActacaatcaataataataattcattaattttactaCAACGTGTAATGTTTTTCGTATAAGTTTGCCGAGACAAAAAGGCAAGAATCGAGAGAAGACCTTTACGGAGCAGTGGAACTTATAGCTTTAGAGGTTTGAAAGAAGTGATATTTGtattaagataaacaaataatgttatatcTGTGTTTGCAATGATTGAGTCAAAGAAACAAGATATCATTTTGTATAATTCTCTCTAGCAAAAAAATATCCGTATGTTAACAGTACCAGTAGTGAAGCTACAACCAGATCGTCGCAAGAGAAAGAACCTTTTACCCATACGTCGGCAGATGAAGATGAAATATCATTGTACTTAGACGGTAACGGGGCTGACAGCTCCAACAAGAATATGACAACATCTTTACGAGGTCAGTTTCTTAAAGTGTTTCTTTTaaacttaacatatttttacttacaTCTATTTGATTcaagttttgtataatttttagcCTGCATTGATTCACAAACCTATTTAAACCTAAATCAATACAGTCATGTTatacaaaagttatttaaaactcaGTCCAGTTAATTaccgatttcaaaaagaaagaattttcaatttatcggTCTGGTCTGTctattcttttttatgttttttacctgAACTTTGGACTGGACAAACTgattctgttgttttttttatttctcattagTTTTGTATGTGAAGCCGgttgcatgtttttgttgttaaaaaatattatacttaataccAGGTGCAGGTCCTATGGCGGAGGAACGCGACAGTATAGCGGAGCCGTTGTACGCGCTGCTGAGCGAAGTGTTCGACATGCGCGGAGTGTTCCGATGGCTCAGGAAAACGCTCGTCACCTTCGTGCAGATCACTTATGGAAGCACTATTAATAGGTATGAGCTATTCAAGGctcattctttttttatatatattatacctGTGTCCAGCCAACACTCTTTTAAATCAGCTGGAGGATTGTAAAGTCAGTTGAAGCATGCTCTCGGCTAAgtgcagtaaaataaaaacacttgaaACCATTTagtggtaaaaaatatatatttcattagcTTAATATTGATAAGGAGGTATTGGGTCGTTGATTTTGCTTTAAAAGAAGATAGATAACTAACAATGTCCAAAGCAATGTGTGGGTGGATAGGTCTTGTCCCCTATCTTTTGATACAGTAAATCCGATCTTAAACCCATAGTTTTAAAGTCCAAATCAGAtagtaataacataattatttcaggCAAATCAAAGATACCGTAACGTGGTTGTTCTCTGAACAAATGTTACATTACTACATAAGCGTGGTACTTAAGTCGTGGTGGCCGGGCGGGACGCTCTCTGAAAATACTTCCAATAGAAACTTCCAAGATAAAGGTAAGGGACAAATTCTTTAGAATATCTCATAACAATATCTTACTTAACAATAATCAGCTGTTGATTGCTGTCTATCCGAATAGATGTTTAGTTACATGTGAGGAGTAACGTTCGTGATGATTTACAAATACCCCAGATGTTTTTGGAAGGTACCCCATTCCGCTgaacccaaagcgggaggagtcatttgatgcTTTACCATCCGAAAGAAAAGGGTATCTCTGATAATCTTGGCAATCACGGGAAATTTTCAAGCTAGGAAACCCGATCCCTTTTAAAGGATGTgcccggatagccgagtggttgaggtcatcacgccaaacccacttaacgcgacgtgtcgtggttAAGATCCTCGCGCAGGACAAGCActggtgtgatccacgaatgcttgttctgagtctggtctgactttgtgcatgtgaattgtatgtttgtgaaacctcccgtgacacaagggttaaattctttagtgcggggctcttatttttttttaaaagaggtttttattatgttaaaatttgtCGTTGTATATCAGAGCACACCCGCACGCTGGCCCTGCAGCAGCTGAGCGAGAGCGTGCTGGACGCGCTGTCGTCGCTGGTGGGCGCGCAGGCGGCCGCGCGCGGCGCTCACAAACTCTTCCACACGCTGCAGAACACCACGCACAACAAACAACTGTTCTATGTAAGTAGATGTATAGCTGAAAGTGAAGGCCAATTTCTATAATAGTCCTAGATAGTTGTTAAGAAGTAGATGttcttattacaaaaaaaaaagaaatttgacGTAATTCGTACGGGGCGTATTAAATTATAGCTATGGTTGTTGAAGTTGACcgatagttaataaaaaaaatgatttttgtacGATTTTGgtattgttgaaatgaaacttcttaGTTAATGtgtgctttaaaaataataattagaaggTCTATATTTAATAGTCATCATTTTACATGGGCTTTTTTTAGCGTGGTAAACATTGCCTGGGATCTCGACTAAACATCATTATATCATATGAaaccgattttaattattttaatatttaattttgtgtagtGTTCAGGTTTTACTAGAATAATGAAGTgaagaattaatattttgaaacgaAAATTAGTATATTTGCTGTCGTAATTCTCATTTATTTCTAtgtaaaagtaaacatttaaaacatcacAAGGAGAAAACATCTTAAATACTATTCATTAAATGCTATTCAGTGTCAGAAATCGCTGGCTTAAGAACTATGACGTAATTTGCAATACAGCTACTTGCAATACTAAATTGCACAACAAATACTCACATTATAAATCACTACTGACTATCCACTACGTCAATTCTCTTTTGCGTCAGAATGCGAAGATTTATCTTTAGAACTTGCAAAAGAACGAAATAGTGAATAAATGCCGACACTTGTGACTACAGCGCAGGAAATCGGTCCGAACGCGTACACGGCCATTGCTATGACTAGAATCATCATTCCTATGATCACAATGTATAGTCTAGGAGTTAAGACATCCTCTATCTTCTCTGCATTCACGATAAACTCAGGCGCAGCTTTCGATGTCGCGAGggattctgttattttttccggATTCACTATCACTTCTGTTATTCTCTCTGACGTCACGATATTGTCTGCTATCTCTTCTGGATCTAAAGCTGTATCTGGTATTGAATCTAAAGTGATTTCTTCTGAAGTTAATTCTGGTTCCGAATTAGTTTCTTGATGTATTTCGGATAGGGATATTGTTTCTGGAGTCGCGTGAACGTACGATATAGTCTGGAAACAGGAAAATATTAGATTGAATACTTATGCAAACAGGTTTTCGTGAATTAGTGGTcttgcaattaatttaatattgttcatacCGCATTTCATTAATAAGAGACTATTATTACTTACACTGTATGAAATGTTGTCTGGATTGTTAACATATAATATCTTCTCTCCTAGTATGCTTTCtgcaaagtaaaaaaatacaccgTCAATCAAACATCGACCTATTGGCTCAACACATGCATATAAAACTCATTAATTACCAACCAATACATTTGATATGTTCAAATGGGCTCTTCACAAAGTATCCTGaagattttttgttaacttAATCATTTCtgaatgttaacttttttacacaacgccatctagtctcaaactaaacaaagcttgtattatgagtataaGATAAATGTCAAACTCTAAATACATACACGTATAGATAAATTCAATACACGAACAGTACACATGCCCgttctcatcacacaaacatttgcccaGGGAGGGAATCGATCCCACGACCTCTATTATAGCAGTCAATGCCGTTAACCACTACACCAAAATTACAATCAATTGCCTTACTTAAACAGTAAAGAATACTTACCGCTGCAGCCTACGCCGATTTTATTCAACTCATCCAATTCTCCCTTCCTGATATTGATGGTACTGTAGTCCTCGCTGTATCGGTACATCTCAGCCGCCAATACTGATGTGAAGTCAACTTTATTCTCCGCGAATTGCCGTTGTATCTCATTGAGGAAGAGGAACGATCGCGATCGTTGACATAGCTGTGGATGATaagattgtttgttttgttattatgtgAAAGGCGTTAAAGTGGGAATATTCATTTTTGGATGTTTCAAGTACGCACATCAATAGTTTGACAGTTATTAGGTATGGTTATTAAGTTGTTTGAATAGTAACAAGTagaaatattatgtaggtactggaGTCTGTAAATTGGAAGTAGCAAAACTTCTACTTTCGTAGTGGCTACTGCAGTAGCAAtgcgtaataataatactattttactgttttacaaaataactgtTATACCTTATGATACTTGCATACTCTAGATTTAAATGTTAGTTCGTCAGGCTTTCAAGCACGCTAAACCACGAGCGCGAGCACGAGTGTTTCAAAGCTGGAATACCAAGTAACGACTCAAAATATACTCTTTACCGCGATAACCTCCGTTACCTCTGGTGAAGCCACGGGCTAAAGctaggtttaaaataaaacaatttgatacaTCAAGTGCTCTGAAAGCTGAGTTAGCAACAGAACGCTCGGGTTTGCTATGGAACAGTCTACGCGAACACGATTCGCATAAGTTTCGCTTCAGTAAAATAAGAATCGACAGCTGTCTTTTTGTTAACATTGTGTAAGACAGGTGACAAGATAATTACAGATACTTGGCACGTAGCAGCGAGGAGAATGCTCTtgctaattaattttgaactcatttctctttttattttatggggTGTTAATTTTTGAGTTTGATTTGATTGGCAGGTAAAGAATGAAAATGCctaaagtattttcttttaacatcCCAGTGAGCCTAATTCATGTGCAAGCTAGTATTACTCATgatgaaatgtatattttgagtatataaaatttaaaccagaaaaatctttttttttaatgtattgatTATGCCTGCtcgaaagttttaaattgagtttttaaaacgtttcagATATTTTAAACAGCTATTAcgagaaaaagtttttttaagaatttaaaataatttatgataatcTCATTTTTGCagtcaacatttatttatttttaaatacttgacGTAGAAAGTAAACCGCAGTACAGTTATTGGTCCATCAAAATGTTTACGCTCTGAATGcgagtattttaaaaatattattttttgcgtaGGCGTTTTatgacaaatacattttatacagtTATAGAAATAACCGTGGGTGCAGCTACAAAATAACAAGATtaccaataaatatttaaagtggaAAATGTTTAATCCACtactaaattgttttaaaacatcttGTACACATTCCGATTACCAGATGAGCGGTGCCGGTTAGTGCAAAACGTGTATTGTGAAAGATCTCCTAGCTCGACCAAAATTTGGACGTCACAAAAGTCGGTCACACTGTACACTGACGCGATGTACAAAATGCaaagttattattgtttgtgaaacaattagaaataaaaaatatttcgaccTATTTTTCTGAACCTCGTTTCAAAGAGGCGATGCGGTGCGTCCAATGATTCgttgtgttcttttttaacGTGAAGAAACGCATCAACTTCTCGAAATTTCGTAGACACGtttaatcaaaatcggttcagtcaTTTATAAGATATAACAGATAGTGGGGAGGAACACTCAAGAATTTTAgccaaagattttaaatatataaataaattccgCAAATAACAAAACATGTTGTTATTTGCGGAATTTATAGACACAAATTAACAAACTATCATTAATCTCTAtttctaaaatgtattaaacCTTACTTACTCTGTCTGTAATACAAAAGTATGTATAATTATCCTCGGCTATATAGTGCAGTAGATATATTCCGTGTGAGTATGTCATCTTGTTGCTTGCCGGTAACTTTGGCAGCACTTGTTCCGCTATCTCCAAGAAGTTCCCATCGCACGACGCAAAGTTCGCTATCAAAGCACTGTCACAGGCCACTGCACTGAATAGAATAGGCATTTTGCACACGACTTTCACTTCACTATATAATTgaactaaaagaaaactttgtatttatttattattttttgttacgtaGAAACTCATcacataaaaagttaaatttatgaACCGTTATTCAAGAGAAACCAAAACAGACCGGTAACCTTAACCTCAACATAACGTTCGTGATTGTGAAACCGCGGCGGATTCTGGCATACTGTCTACTCACAACTGATCGTTTTTTCGTGTTCCGCCTATGTATCGCACGCATACCGTGCGATCTAAAATTATTGGCTTGTCATTTTGCAGCTAAAAGCGCGTCTTCAACGCTAAAAATGTCGCCACCTGTAGTTGATATATGTGAATTGGCGCGACGAGTGTGCGGAAGACAGCGACCGCGTGTTCGACGctcggattaaaaaaaaacgtctttctgccaatttatttgaaattgttccACAGATTAATCATGCGTGAAAATGTAGTTATCAAAACTTGGTTGTGTTTAAATCGTTTAGCATTTGGCGTCATAAGTATTGTTTCTGTTTGCCTTAgcttcattgaaaaaaaaaaattcttaaatataaatgttttattgatgatACAATCGGTgatacttaaaacttaaaagttaaaactaacCTAGCGAACCAGTTCGGGATAATTTTTTTAGGTACAAAAATCGTAAGACGGACTTCAAAATTCAAACTTTGGAGCCaaacttaaatgtaaaaaatcatcCAGACAAATAAGTCAGTTGaaaacttaagaaaaaataagattttttgtgttaaataaattatattcatttaaatctaaaatctataaaagcaACAACAACCCACCTTTACCAAGAACACAAtgactgaaaataaaacacatctaCGATAGCATTATCGATTCGATGTCGATTATCAATAAACTCATCTAAATGACGCTTTCATTTGTTCCAGGACCTGTTCGAACTAGTACTTGTAGAAGTGTTCCCAGAACTAAAACGCTACCACTAGACCTGTAGGTAAGGTAAGCCATGACAATAGATATATCAAAGTATAATAATCTTACAGGGATCGTATGCAAAGGACACTCCGAAACTATACGAATATACTCTATAAGAGACATTCCCTTATGTTTAATAGGCATTTACTCTGTACTTCGAAATGACTGCACATATCTTTTCTAAATGTATGActtaatttcaaacattttatctttatgtaACAACATTACTTGAATTTCAATCTCAACCAGATCcccgattctactatttacaatggccgatgaatgaatggcaattgcattaaatttgaaacaattcctattctcttaagcatttcgccaacacaataattggaaatccatTGCaatgaccgtgagtgttccaccctgtactgaatttccaattattgtttttaaaaaatgcttagaataatacgaatgtcaccaatttctattcattcatcggcctttgtaaatagcagaattggggccctgtagtCAGTATGGGCGATCTCATATGTCATGCTATTGTTGAAATGAGCATAGCCGTGTCTCACTTTTACAACGATAGGAGAACACAACACATCCCTTTAAGTTTAAAGTAACTCTATTccattgtggaagcaagatggcgcaaTACACAATATAATAGCAGCCTCTCTCTTTCACAGCTACTCCGTATTTTAGTGTTGATCGAAATTATTGCAACTTCAAGACGTATAGTAATGTTGGTACATCAGAAATACATTCTTCATATCTAGTAAGATGATAACTGCCACCCTGTGGTCATTTAGAGGTACGTCAATATTATGTAACGTTTATAAATCAATAGATTAAGTAGTTAGTGAAAACATTGATCTCATTTATATTCATATACCTCGAATAACGTAAATATAGCGTTGTatctttcttatttattttatattatttgagaaTTTCAAATATACTTCtctatttcctttttattccaATGACATAGACCGTAGCTTACATCGTTCAATTTATTATACTAATTAAATGAGTTATATATGATTATTGTATGTAAACGAGAAGTATGGACACCCAGCTTTAAAATGTAAGCTTAATGCTAACgtgaaatgtttatatttttgtgaatgttaCGTTGTTTTTTAGTGTTGTGCCAAAGAGAGCACGTTTGACGCGTTATACGTAAGTTCATGCATCGAACTGTAAATAtctatttgtatattatgtCAGTGTTCCAAATAAGGGGGTATTAACCTATTACCTCGGTGATGCTAGTtcagttgtagaagcgagacgaCACGACGCCGTGTagcgcgctgtcccgcttctGCAACTGCAATAGTCTTGCTTTAAGAGGTGTACACCCCCTTTATTTTAGTGTGTGACGTGTGTACCTGATTGCATTGGTCGCTGAATCTCGATTATTACAGTTTGTGCCATTAAAGTGTTAGCTTAGTTCAAATCATTTGAGGGTGCTACAAAAGTTTGAATGACGTATATTTTTTGCGGTTGTTTAGTAGTACCTACGTATCTGTTCTGTGCTTCTACTATGAGCTCTTGAAGCTGGAAACTTGGGGGACGGTTGCTATCGTGTGAGTGAGACGGTACGAGTTACCGAGTGTATAGTACGGCCGATGTAACTTGGCGTTTCGAAAAAGGGATAATGGTGCCAAGTTTAAAACGGCCTTAGTATTGGAGCCGCCGCCGATAGGATTGT includes these proteins:
- the LOC113507944 gene encoding vesicle-associated membrane protein 7-like, producing MPILFSAVACDSALIANFASCDGNFLEIAEQVLPKLPASNKMTYSHGIYLLHYIAEDNYTYFCITDRLCQRSRSFLFLNEIQRQFAENKVDFTSVLAAEMYRYSEDYSTINIRKGELDELNKIGVGCSESILGEKILYVNNPDNISYSTISYVHATPETISLSEIHQETNSEPELTSEEITLDSIPDTALDPEEIADNIVTSERITEVIVNPEKITESLATSKAAPEFIVNAEKIEDVLTPRLYIVIIGMMILVIAMAVYAFGPISCAVVTSVGIYSLFRSFASSKDKSSHSDAKEN